TAACCACTTTGCATCAGTGTGTTCCTAAACTCGCCAGACTCTACCACAGATGAACCAACCGGAGACATTATTTCTTGACTAACCTGGAAGTAATCACTCAAAAGTTCAGTTTCGATCAGACGAGAATCATTATAGTCCAGAAATTAAGCATTTGAACAACATCAGTTTTTCAATTGGCGAAACCATACCTCCATAGAAACAGGGCTTTCATCCAGAATCCGATAAATCGCCTCTATGTCAATCATAAAATCCTCGTCGTCGGCTCCAAATTCAAAGCCACCAGAGAAATCATCCGCTTGCGACTGAAATACTGAATCCTTCTTACTCATGACGAACCCAAACCCTAAGTCTGAGAATAAGGAatctaaaaccctaactcGAAAAAATCCAGCACAAAAAACCGACACTCAGAGAAGAAGTTTCTCCCGGAGAACTAGTCAAACACGAAATCGCCGACGAAGTGGATACAAAGACTTCGCGATTTGggggaaaaaaaacttgcGAGTAGGTTTTTGGAAACGACGAATTTTAATTTGAGAAGAAGGTTCTAGAGTAGTAGTTGGGGATGATCCAGGCGACTTTTATAGTGCCGGTgaggtttttttcttctctctgaaaTGGGAAAAGGTAAGAGAAAGAGACGCAGATTTAAATAAGAAACGGTCGAAGAAGTtggctttgtttttttttttttttttttaacacgaAGTTggctttgttttctttgtatttttgtattggtcaatttttttattagtaatcATGCGCCGTtatatcttaatttttaattaatgttttctGCAACAAAGTATAGTTAATTTGCTGAcgacaaaaacacaaaagtagAAATATATTGCTTAAGAGAAAAGCATTAATTATTTCCAACGTTTTCTATACTCATATTTTTCCTTATTGTTTACAGGTTTGACCAAAAACATTAGATTAGTGAatctttttccaaaacaaaagatttaccaattttttcttatattaattaatgtataaGTAAAATGTTCCTATATAGATCATTAAATCATATCAGAAATTTTAACCTTTATGTTTCCTACCAAAAATGACACTTACTGAAAacatagaaattaaaattataccATTTTTGGGGAAATTACACCTAAACCAATCTTGTTACGATTTCAACCGCGTCGGTTTATTAACGGTTCGGCTAAAGGCCGGTTTAATAATGTTTATAAATATGGGTTTAGGATTGAAATTTCGCAGGCTTTTTGCAGGAACGGAACCTCATGCGAAAAATTCGATCATGCGATCGTTTCGTCTCAAGAACAGGTAATACTTGTGTTGATTGGATAAAGATTCATCATGCGAAACAGAGTACGTAGTAGTGTTCTAATGTCACTCTTCTTTTCGTAATCAGATGGCAGATAACGAAGGGAATCTGGTAAATATATTCATCTTCatcggtttttttttttgaatcggAATGTTATGATTTCGAATGCTACTGTTTTTGGCTTCTTTTCTTATTCAGATTATAgagattgaagatgatgatgatatggtAATGTATTCATCGATCTTCACcaattgtgtttctttgtatTTACGACCTTTTTTTCTAATCAGAATGAAGTGAACCAAGTAGACGAAGAAAATCAGTATATAGTGGAGGAAGCGGACGAAGAAAATCAGGTGGAAGCAGAGAACGAAGAAGCTCAGATATCAGAGAACGAAGAATTTGTGATTCAGGAACAACCGAAGAAACTGATCATGAGTGATGTTTGGGAGCAGTATCTGACAACTGCGGAAATTCGGAAAGAAGACATGAACAGGCTCGTGATGAACTTTCTTGTGGTTGAAGGATATCTAGAAGCTGTGGAGAAATTTCAAAAGGAATCTGGAACTAAGCGTATCCTCTTTCAACTTGTGGAAGAACTTTCTCAGATTCTTTCTAGTGCTTGGTGTGTTATCTGGTCTCTGTTATTTCCTTAACAAGAAACAGCAGAAGTAGGTGTTGCGAGCATCAGTGACAGATTGGCTGTTAAAAGGGATATCGAAAGCGGAGATCTTGAGGATGCTGTTGAGAAGTTGAATGCTATAAATCCTGAGGTACAATGCCTCACATTTTCATGCAAACTGATCATTGGCGTGGACATATGTGATGTTGCTTTTCTATTCCTAACAGGTCACAGTTTCTAACCATATGAGAGATTGTGGTATTTGCAGATACTGAAGACGAATTTTTCTCTTAATCAGCAGAGGTTCATAGAACGAATCCGCATAGGGGTGACAATTAAGGAGACCTTTAATTTTGCTGAGAAAGAGCTTAAACCATTGGTAGAACAGAACGTAAGTCTTTTTAACCGTTGAATCACTTTGTGTCCTGTTAGTACGTATCTCATGTCTTCGATTCATCTCTTATGGGACTTTAATCAATTTATGTTATGTCATCATACTAATAGTTTACTTAGGTTTCAATAACGCTTAAAGATGATGTTGTCTATGTGTAATGAATCTATATCTTGCTTGCTGAGTCCACAAATGCCACTGATCTTTGATCCTATTAGAGTATACTGAAACATCACGGTCATAAAACTTTCCACAACTTATGCAGCTGGCGTTTCTGGAAGAATTGGAAAAAACTATGGCTATACTCCGTTTTAGAGATCTCCCTGACATCCCGGAGGCAGAGAGAGAGCTTCTTGACAACTCACGGTGGTTTAAGACAGCTGCCGAAGTAAATGCAGCGATTCTTACTAGCCAGACTGGTCTAAAATGTAAGTGATCAACTTTCTTACTAGTTATGGCTTAAGATAGCAAGTAAAACAATGAGCTTAAACCTCCAGCACAGTTCATATGCAAACAATATATAGGATCAATCGGTTATGATGCCAAAAACTGTTATAATTACAGTGAGACAGCTATTTTTACATTCCGTAGTTTCCCACATGTGTCATCAAGATTTCCTCTTGAAACTTTGTCAATATACTAAGTCGATGATGATCTTATGTTTGTGACTTAACAGGTCCCAAACTTCTAGACTTGTTGAAGATGTTGACTTGGACTCAGAACCAACTGGATGAAAAAGTAGAGTACCCACGCATGAGTGTTTTGCCCACTGGCCAGCTCACAGTCATAAACCCGCCATGGCCATCAGAATGATTCTTCACCTCTTTCAGCAACTAAAGGCTCTGCCAAAGGGAACATATATAGTGAAATTTTAACCTGATCAGTTACAAGAACATGAGAAGACCATTGCTT
This sequence is a window from Arabidopsis thaliana chromosome 1 sequence. Protein-coding genes within it:
- a CDS encoding LisH and RanBPM domains containing protein (LisH and RanBPM domains containing protein; CONTAINS InterPro DOMAIN/s: LisH dimerisation motif, subgroup (InterPro:IPR013720), Ran binding protein, CRA domain (InterPro:IPR019589), CTLH, C-terminal LisH motif (InterPro:IPR006595), LisH dimerisation motif (InterPro:IPR006594), Ran binding protein-like, CRA domain (InterPro:IPR013144); BEST Arabidopsis thaliana protein match is: LisH and RanBPM domains containing protein (TAIR:AT1G61150.6); Has 472 Blast hits to 472 proteins in 160 species: Archae - 0; Bacteria - 20; Metazoa - 190; Fungi - 95; Plants - 94; Viruses - 0; Other Eukaryotes - 73 (source: NCBI BLink).), which produces MADNEGNLNEVNQVDEENQYIVEEADEENQVEAENEEAQISENEEFVIQEQPKKLIMSDVWEQYLTTAEIRKEDMNRLVMNFLVVEGYLEAVEKFQKESGTKPEVGVASISDRLAVKRDIESGDLEDAVEKLNAINPEILKTNFSLNQQRFIERIRIGVTIKETFNFAEKELKPLVEQNLAFLEELEKTMAILRFRDLPDIPEAERELLDNSRWFKTAAEVNAAILTSQTGLKCPKLLDLLKMLTWTQNQLDEKVEYPRMSVLPTGQLTVINPPWPSE
- a CDS encoding LisH and RanBPM domains containing protein codes for the protein MSDVWEQYLTTAEIRKEDMNRLVMNFLVVEGYLEAVEKFQKESGTKPEVGVASISDRLAVKRDIESGDLEDAVEKLNAINPEILKTNFSLNQQRFIERIRIGVTIKETFNFAEKELKPLVEQNLAFLEELEKTMAILRFRDLPDIPEAERELLDNSRWFKTAAEVNAAILTSQTGLKCPKLLDLLKMLTWTQNQLDEKVEYPRMSVLPTGQLTVINPPWPSE
- a CDS encoding LisH and RanBPM domains containing protein produces the protein MNEVNQVDEENQYIVEEADEENQVEAENEEAQISENEEFVIQEQPKKLIMSDVWEQYLTTAEIRKEDMNRLVMNFLVVEGYLEAVEKFQKESGTKPEVGVASISDRLAVKRDIESGDLEDAVEKLNAINPEILKTNFSLNQQRFIERIRIGVTIKETFNFAEKELKPLVEQNLAFLEELEKTMAILRFRDLPDIPEAERELLDNSRWFKTAAEVNAAILTSQTGLKCPKLLDLLKMLTWTQNQLDEKVEYPRMSVLPTGQLTVINPPWPSE